A single region of the Anguilla anguilla isolate fAngAng1 chromosome 17, fAngAng1.pri, whole genome shotgun sequence genome encodes:
- the LOC118216996 gene encoding formin-like protein 1 isoform X1, whose protein sequence is MGNAAGSAEQAAAPEPRATVAVPSPSPLQKQAPSPKLPMPPDEELEERFNTVLNSMNLPPDKVTLLSQYDSDKKWELVCDQERFQVRNPPSAYLSKIKSYLDQGGTSRFKKRVQECTKVLRELEISLRTNHIGWAQEFLNEQNQGLDVLVDYLSMAQLTVPNDVENVDNGVLVGERGGKTMDKSIEDLNKSAGNSPTHSITKSTRSLTVRLNTFAHSVKTLRSPRVVGQEDVHVCIMCLRAIMNYQSGFNLVMTHPRCVNEITLSLNNKSPRTKTLVLELLAAVCLVRGGHDIILSAFNNFKEVSGEKNRFEKLMEYFMKEDSNIDFMVACMQFINIVVHSVENMNCRVHLQFEFTQHGLDQYLEKLKSTESEKLLVQIQAYLDNVFDVGALLEDVESKGSELEHIEELQSHNAQLTAQLRECEDQAMEKIAEVEKQLLQASKEVEVLKESLRDSCGQVTSLQQRERERELQRDRERDRERPPLSPTQAPLLAPCQLEQKLRELEDRGLIRLERSASGELDIKVIPVIVTETVSVTGQTLERTHPAALVPAQDSDPNSPPLSAPPPPPPPPPPPGAGPPPPPPPPLPGAGPPPPPPPPLPGAGPPPPPPLPGAGPPPPPPPPGAGPPPPPGGGPPPPPGGPTVGSSGPGVKGKKPIQTKYRMPLLNWQALKPTQVTGTVFSELDDENVLGELNMMAFEEQFKTKAQGAPPGLDKLKVKTAKKEPSKVALIESNRAKNLAITLRKAGIGAAQICTAIENYDQEALSLDFLELLERFIPSDYELKLIQNYEREGRPLEDLSDEDRFMVRFGKIPRLAQRINTLTFMGNFPDSAKTLQPQLNAIIAASMSIKSSSKLKKMLEVILAFGNYMNSSKRGAAYGFRLQSLDLLLDTKSTDRKQTLLHFIASIVQEKYPDLRSFHSELHFVDKAGQVSLDSILQNVRSLEKGMAVAQKEFLVQDDNPVLKEFIKSSSEMLDSLIKDSKTAQEAYASAVEYFGENPKTTPPSSFFPPFVRFIKAYKQAELENEQRRKQEAEICEGSADASPTPGKAESAGQKQMPMMPKMPQMDLIAELKKRQVKPQVRGVKDGAIEDIITDLRSQPYRRTDVGPRNTKRPNGQQVSSNTAP, encoded by the exons AACTCGATGAACCTGCCCCCGGACAAAGTGACGCTGCTGAGTCAGTACGACAGCGACAAGAAGTGGGAGCTGGTCTGCGATCAG GAGCGCTTCCAGGTGAGAAACCCGCCCTCTGCATACCTGTCGAAGATCAAGAGCTACCTGGACCAGGGCGGAACGTCTCGG TTTAAGAAACGTGTCCAGGAGTGCACCAAGGtcctgagagagctggagatTTCCCTTCGGACCAATCACATTGG GTGGGCCCAGGAGTTTCTCAATGAACAGAACCAGGGTCTGGACGTGCTGGTGGACTACCTGTCCATGGCCCAGCTGACTGTCCC aaaTGACGTGGAGAATGTGGACAATGGGGTgctggtgggagagagaggaggaaagacgATGGATAAATCGATTGAGGACTTGAATAAGAGCGCCGGAAACTCACCCACCCATTCCATCACCAAATCCACCCGCTCCCTAACCGTGCG GTTGAACACGTTTGCGCACAGCGTGAAAACGCTGCGTTCTCCGCGAGTCGTTGGGCAGGAGGACGTGCACGTCTGCATCATGTGCCTGCGCGCCATCATGAACTACCAG TCCGGCTTTAACTTGGTGATGACCCACCCACGCTGTGTCAACGAAATCACTCTCAGTCTAAACAACAAGAGCCCCAG GACCAAGACGCTagtgctggagctgctggctgCAGTGTGCCTAGTGAGGGGAGGTCATGACATCATCCTCTCAGCCTTCAACAACTTCAAAGAG GTGAGCGGGGAGAAGAACCGCTTTGAGAAGCTCATGGAGTATTTCATGAAGGAGGACAGCAACATTGACTTCATG GTGGCCTGCATGCAGTTCATAAACATTGTGGTCCATTCAGTGGAGAATATGAACTGTCGTGTGCACCTGCAGTTTGAGTTCACTCAGCATGGCCTAGACCAGTATCTGGAG aaACTGAAGTCCACAGAAAGTGAGAAGCTGCTGGTGCAGATCCAGGCTTACCTGGACAACGTGTTTGACGTGGGAGCTCTGCTGGAGGACGTGGAATCCAAGGGGAGCGAACTGGAGCACATAGAGGAGCTACAGTCACACAACGCACAG CTGACTGCTCAGCTGCGAGAGTGTGAGGACCAGGCCATGGAGAAGATAGCTGAGGTGGAAAAGCAGCTCCTGCAGGCCAGTAAGGAGGTTGAGGTGCTGAAG GAGAGCCTGCGGGACTCCTGTGGCCAGGTGACCTCCCTGCAGCAGAGGGAGCGTGAGAGGGAGCTGCAGCGGGACAGGGAGCGGGACAGGGAGCgtccgcccctctcccccacccaggCCCCGCTCCTCGCCCCCTgccagctggagcagaagctgcGGGAGCTGGAGGATCGCGGCCTGATCCGCCTGGAGCGCTCCGCCTCCGGGGAGCTGGACATCAAGGTCATACCCGTCATCGTCACGGAGACCGTGTCTGTCAcgg GTCAAACCCTCGAAAGGACCCATCCAGCTGCGCTCGTTCCTGCTCAGGATTCAGATCCAAACTCACCCCCGCTCAGtgcaccacctcctcctccgcctcctcctcctcctccaggagcaggaccacccccaccccctcccccaccgctaCCTGGAGCAggaccacccccgcccccgcccccacccctaccTGGAGCAggaccgcccccgcccccacccctaccTGGAGCAggaccgcccccaccccctcccccacctggagcaggaccacccccccctcctgggggtggacctccgccccctcctggagGCCCAACTGTTGGAAGCAGCGGTCCAG gaGTCAAAGGCAAAAAGCCCATCCAGACGAAGTACCGCATGCCCCTGCTTAACTGGCAGGCTCTGAAGCCCACCCAGGTGACGGGCACCGTCTTCAGCGAGCTGGACGACGAGAACGTCCTCGGG GAGCTGAACATGATGGCCTTCGAGGAGCAGTTTAAGACGAAGGCCCAGGGCGCCCCGCCGGGCCTGGACAAGCTGAAGGTAAAGACGGCCAAGAAGGAGCCCAGCAAGGTGGCCCTCATCGAGTCCAACAGGGCCAAGAACCTGGCCATCACCCTGCGCAAGGCCGGGATAGGAGCAGCCCAAATctgcaccgccatagagaa CTATGACCAGGAGGCCCTGAGCCTGGACttcctggagctgctggagaggTTCATCCCGTCGGACTACGAGCTGAAGCTGATCCAGAACTACGAGCGGGAGGGCCGCCCGCTGGAGGACCTGTCGGACGAGGACCGCTTCATGGTGCGCTTCGGCAAGATCCCGCGCCTGGCCCAGCGGATCAACACCCTCACCTTCATGGGCAACTTCCCCGACAGCGCCAAGACGCTGCAGCCG CAACTGAACGCCATCATCGCGGCATCGATGTCCATCAAGTCCTCCAGCAAGCTGAAGAAGATGCTGGAG gtCATCCTCGCTTTTGGGAACTACATGAACAGCAGCAAGAGGGGTGCGGCTTACGGGTTCCGCCTGCAGAGCCTGGACCTG CTGCTGGACACCAAGTCCACCGACCGCAAGCAGACGCTGCTGCACTTCATCGCCAGCATCGTCCAGGAGAAGTACCCCGATCTGCGCTCCTTCCACTCCGAGCTGCATTTCGTGGACAAGGCTGGCCAAG tatCCCTGGACAGCATCCTACAGAACGTGCGGTCCCTGGAGAAGGGCATGGCGGTGGCCCAGAAGGAGTTCCTGGTTCAGGATGATAACCCCGTGCTGAAGGAGTTCATTAAGAGCAGCAGTGAGATGCTGGACTCCCTCATCAAGGACAGCAAGACTGCACAG GAGGCCTACGCCTCGGCGGTGGAGTATTTTGGGGAGAACCCGAAGACCACCCCGCCCTCCAGCTTCTTCCCCCCGTTCGTCCGCTTCATAAAGGCCTACAAG CAAGCTGAGCTAGAGAATGAGCagaggaggaaacaggaagctgagATTTGCGAGGGTTCCGCTGATGCTTCTCCCACCCCCGGGAAGGCGGAGTCTGCTGGACAGAAG CAGATGCCCATGATGCCCAAGATGCCCCAGATGGACCTGATCGCGGAGCTGAAGAAGAGGCAGGTGAAGCCCCAGGTCCGCGGAGTGAAGGACGGCGCCATCGAGGACATCATCACGG ATCTGAGGAGCCAGCCGTACAGACGGACGGATGTCGGTCCTCGCAACACCAAGAGACCCAATGGACAGCAAGTCTCCTCGAACACTGCACCGTGA
- the LOC118216996 gene encoding formin-like protein 1 isoform X2 produces MGNAAGSAEQAAAPEPRATVAVPSPSPLQKQAPSPKLPMPPDEELEERFNTVLNSMNLPPDKVTLLSQYDSDKKWELVCDQERFQVRNPPSAYLSKIKSYLDQGGTSRFKKRVQECTKVLRELEISLRTNHIGWAQEFLNEQNQGLDVLVDYLSMAQLTVPNDVENVDNGVLVGERGGKTMDKSIEDLNKSAGNSPTHSITKSTRSLTVRLNTFAHSVKTLRSPRVVGQEDVHVCIMCLRAIMNYQSGFNLVMTHPRCVNEITLSLNNKSPRTKTLVLELLAAVCLVRGGHDIILSAFNNFKEVSGEKNRFEKLMEYFMKEDSNIDFMVACMQFINIVVHSVENMNCRVHLQFEFTQHGLDQYLEKLKSTESEKLLVQIQAYLDNVFDVGALLEDVESKGSELEHIEELQSHNAQLTAQLRECEDQAMEKIAEVEKQLLQASKEVEVLKESLRDSCGQVTSLQQRERERELQRDRERDRERPPLSPTQAPLLAPCQLEQKLRELEDRGLIRLERSASGELDIKVIPVIVTETVSVTGQTLERTHPAALVPAQDSDPNSPPLSAPPPPPPPPPPPGAGPPPPPPPPLPGAGPPPPPPPPLPGAGPPPPPPLPGAGPPPPPPPPGAGPPPPPGGGPPPPPGGPTVGSSGPGVKGKKPIQTKYRMPLLNWQALKPTQVTGTVFSELDDENVLGELNMMAFEEQFKTKAQGAPPGLDKLKVKTAKKEPSKVALIESNRAKNLAITLRKAGIGAAQICTAIENYDQEALSLDFLELLERFIPSDYELKLIQNYEREGRPLEDLSDEDRFMVRFGKIPRLAQRINTLTFMGNFPDSAKTLQPQLNAIIAASMSIKSSSKLKKMLEVILAFGNYMNSSKRGAAYGFRLQSLDLLLDTKSTDRKQTLLHFIASIVQEKYPDLRSFHSELHFVDKAGQVSLDSILQNVRSLEKGMAVAQKEFLVQDDNPVLKEFIKSSSEMLDSLIKDSKTAQEAYASAVEYFGENPKTTPPSSFFPPFVRFIKAYKQAELENEQRRKQEAEICEGSADASPTPGKAESAGQKMPMMPKMPQMDLIAELKKRQVKPQVRGVKDGAIEDIITDLRSQPYRRTDVGPRNTKRPNGQQVSSNTAP; encoded by the exons AACTCGATGAACCTGCCCCCGGACAAAGTGACGCTGCTGAGTCAGTACGACAGCGACAAGAAGTGGGAGCTGGTCTGCGATCAG GAGCGCTTCCAGGTGAGAAACCCGCCCTCTGCATACCTGTCGAAGATCAAGAGCTACCTGGACCAGGGCGGAACGTCTCGG TTTAAGAAACGTGTCCAGGAGTGCACCAAGGtcctgagagagctggagatTTCCCTTCGGACCAATCACATTGG GTGGGCCCAGGAGTTTCTCAATGAACAGAACCAGGGTCTGGACGTGCTGGTGGACTACCTGTCCATGGCCCAGCTGACTGTCCC aaaTGACGTGGAGAATGTGGACAATGGGGTgctggtgggagagagaggaggaaagacgATGGATAAATCGATTGAGGACTTGAATAAGAGCGCCGGAAACTCACCCACCCATTCCATCACCAAATCCACCCGCTCCCTAACCGTGCG GTTGAACACGTTTGCGCACAGCGTGAAAACGCTGCGTTCTCCGCGAGTCGTTGGGCAGGAGGACGTGCACGTCTGCATCATGTGCCTGCGCGCCATCATGAACTACCAG TCCGGCTTTAACTTGGTGATGACCCACCCACGCTGTGTCAACGAAATCACTCTCAGTCTAAACAACAAGAGCCCCAG GACCAAGACGCTagtgctggagctgctggctgCAGTGTGCCTAGTGAGGGGAGGTCATGACATCATCCTCTCAGCCTTCAACAACTTCAAAGAG GTGAGCGGGGAGAAGAACCGCTTTGAGAAGCTCATGGAGTATTTCATGAAGGAGGACAGCAACATTGACTTCATG GTGGCCTGCATGCAGTTCATAAACATTGTGGTCCATTCAGTGGAGAATATGAACTGTCGTGTGCACCTGCAGTTTGAGTTCACTCAGCATGGCCTAGACCAGTATCTGGAG aaACTGAAGTCCACAGAAAGTGAGAAGCTGCTGGTGCAGATCCAGGCTTACCTGGACAACGTGTTTGACGTGGGAGCTCTGCTGGAGGACGTGGAATCCAAGGGGAGCGAACTGGAGCACATAGAGGAGCTACAGTCACACAACGCACAG CTGACTGCTCAGCTGCGAGAGTGTGAGGACCAGGCCATGGAGAAGATAGCTGAGGTGGAAAAGCAGCTCCTGCAGGCCAGTAAGGAGGTTGAGGTGCTGAAG GAGAGCCTGCGGGACTCCTGTGGCCAGGTGACCTCCCTGCAGCAGAGGGAGCGTGAGAGGGAGCTGCAGCGGGACAGGGAGCGGGACAGGGAGCgtccgcccctctcccccacccaggCCCCGCTCCTCGCCCCCTgccagctggagcagaagctgcGGGAGCTGGAGGATCGCGGCCTGATCCGCCTGGAGCGCTCCGCCTCCGGGGAGCTGGACATCAAGGTCATACCCGTCATCGTCACGGAGACCGTGTCTGTCAcgg GTCAAACCCTCGAAAGGACCCATCCAGCTGCGCTCGTTCCTGCTCAGGATTCAGATCCAAACTCACCCCCGCTCAGtgcaccacctcctcctccgcctcctcctcctcctccaggagcaggaccacccccaccccctcccccaccgctaCCTGGAGCAggaccacccccgcccccgcccccacccctaccTGGAGCAggaccgcccccgcccccacccctaccTGGAGCAggaccgcccccaccccctcccccacctggagcaggaccacccccccctcctgggggtggacctccgccccctcctggagGCCCAACTGTTGGAAGCAGCGGTCCAG gaGTCAAAGGCAAAAAGCCCATCCAGACGAAGTACCGCATGCCCCTGCTTAACTGGCAGGCTCTGAAGCCCACCCAGGTGACGGGCACCGTCTTCAGCGAGCTGGACGACGAGAACGTCCTCGGG GAGCTGAACATGATGGCCTTCGAGGAGCAGTTTAAGACGAAGGCCCAGGGCGCCCCGCCGGGCCTGGACAAGCTGAAGGTAAAGACGGCCAAGAAGGAGCCCAGCAAGGTGGCCCTCATCGAGTCCAACAGGGCCAAGAACCTGGCCATCACCCTGCGCAAGGCCGGGATAGGAGCAGCCCAAATctgcaccgccatagagaa CTATGACCAGGAGGCCCTGAGCCTGGACttcctggagctgctggagaggTTCATCCCGTCGGACTACGAGCTGAAGCTGATCCAGAACTACGAGCGGGAGGGCCGCCCGCTGGAGGACCTGTCGGACGAGGACCGCTTCATGGTGCGCTTCGGCAAGATCCCGCGCCTGGCCCAGCGGATCAACACCCTCACCTTCATGGGCAACTTCCCCGACAGCGCCAAGACGCTGCAGCCG CAACTGAACGCCATCATCGCGGCATCGATGTCCATCAAGTCCTCCAGCAAGCTGAAGAAGATGCTGGAG gtCATCCTCGCTTTTGGGAACTACATGAACAGCAGCAAGAGGGGTGCGGCTTACGGGTTCCGCCTGCAGAGCCTGGACCTG CTGCTGGACACCAAGTCCACCGACCGCAAGCAGACGCTGCTGCACTTCATCGCCAGCATCGTCCAGGAGAAGTACCCCGATCTGCGCTCCTTCCACTCCGAGCTGCATTTCGTGGACAAGGCTGGCCAAG tatCCCTGGACAGCATCCTACAGAACGTGCGGTCCCTGGAGAAGGGCATGGCGGTGGCCCAGAAGGAGTTCCTGGTTCAGGATGATAACCCCGTGCTGAAGGAGTTCATTAAGAGCAGCAGTGAGATGCTGGACTCCCTCATCAAGGACAGCAAGACTGCACAG GAGGCCTACGCCTCGGCGGTGGAGTATTTTGGGGAGAACCCGAAGACCACCCCGCCCTCCAGCTTCTTCCCCCCGTTCGTCCGCTTCATAAAGGCCTACAAG CAAGCTGAGCTAGAGAATGAGCagaggaggaaacaggaagctgagATTTGCGAGGGTTCCGCTGATGCTTCTCCCACCCCCGGGAAGGCGGAGTCTGCTGGACAGAAG ATGCCCATGATGCCCAAGATGCCCCAGATGGACCTGATCGCGGAGCTGAAGAAGAGGCAGGTGAAGCCCCAGGTCCGCGGAGTGAAGGACGGCGCCATCGAGGACATCATCACGG ATCTGAGGAGCCAGCCGTACAGACGGACGGATGTCGGTCCTCGCAACACCAAGAGACCCAATGGACAGCAAGTCTCCTCGAACACTGCACCGTGA